In one Streptomyces marincola genomic region, the following are encoded:
- a CDS encoding response regulator transcription factor yields MRVILADDSTLLREGLIRLLADEGHEVTAAVGDGDALLAAVGQDPPDVAVIDVRMPPTHTDEGLRAALEIRRRRPGTPVLVLSQYVEGRYAAELLSGEPSGVGYLLKDRVVDVEEFLHALERVAAGGTAFDPEVVRRLLARSSHGDPLARLTPREHEVLHLMAQGHTNAAIAGRLWVSRSAVEKHINAIFDKLGLPRTGGYSRRVLAVLRYLGS; encoded by the coding sequence GTGCGCGTGATCCTCGCGGACGACTCGACGCTGCTGCGCGAGGGCCTGATCCGGCTGCTGGCCGACGAGGGGCACGAGGTCACGGCCGCCGTCGGCGACGGGGACGCGCTGCTCGCCGCCGTCGGCCAGGACCCGCCCGACGTGGCCGTGATCGATGTGCGCATGCCGCCGACGCACACGGACGAGGGCCTGCGCGCCGCGCTGGAGATCCGCCGCCGGCGGCCGGGCACCCCGGTGCTCGTGCTGTCGCAGTACGTGGAGGGCAGGTACGCCGCCGAGCTGCTGTCGGGCGAGCCGTCCGGCGTCGGCTACCTGCTCAAGGACCGGGTGGTCGACGTCGAGGAGTTCCTGCACGCGCTGGAACGGGTCGCCGCCGGCGGCACCGCCTTCGACCCCGAGGTGGTGCGGCGGCTGCTGGCCCGCAGCTCGCACGGCGACCCGCTGGCCCGGCTCACGCCCAGGGAGCACGAGGTGCTGCACCTCATGGCGCAGGGCCACACGAACGCGGCCATCGCCGGGCGGCTGTGGGTGTCGCGCAGCGCGGTGGAGAAGCACATCAACGCCATCTTCGACAAGCTCGGCCTGCCGCGGACCGGCGGTTACAGCCGCCGGGTCCTCGCGGTGCTGCGCTACCTCGGCTCGTGA
- a CDS encoding prenyltransferase/squalene oxidase repeat-containing protein — protein sequence MPAPRLVPTPARPSAPLFAPATAPGPAPSGARAGARAGSVAAAASELLAGCGPDGRWRGGCRGRLIESALTAHLLRATGRAPAARRAVERFCARELAAGPAAHRDPFDSLLSGHLAAAALRRKARPGDAARLRAALSGHEPVASPRKRALIAALLRLLRPEESWDVPPLPPDPLAAGGGGWLRPTLAAVRLLAGPEDPGAVRAALALLRESQSCDGSWDQYVLGTVTILLVLHTRRLAPDLVDRGLRFVVSQVREDGGVPFISGLDLWLTSLASLTLAESGVGGRRLAASAAYLCEAQLPDGGWGYAPGVTHADTDDTAVTVAFLRRCAGTAARDAADAGVAWLHTAQNADGGFNTYAGGARSEVEITAKAVLALLAGRPGPAERTAAARGWDWLAARQRPDGGYPYEWTRSAAFPVLHVVRAARAVAGHGLADPARVVAGAVARAARGLRAAAPDPLGTAYAVGALAAAGRAADPAALARGVRLLAATGPGTEVPPDALGPRPFVYDVPLLYAIYRLGGLAAARVPAAGRRREGPAPRADGWSSGGRKRRSTWQPCHSAI from the coding sequence GTGCCCGCGCCCCGCCTCGTTCCCACCCCCGCGCGTCCTTCCGCGCCCCTGTTCGCCCCCGCTACCGCCCCGGGACCCGCGCCGTCCGGGGCGCGTGCCGGGGCACGGGCCGGCTCCGTCGCCGCGGCGGCGAGCGAGCTGCTGGCCGGCTGCGGGCCCGACGGCCGCTGGCGCGGCGGCTGCCGGGGCCGGCTCATCGAGTCGGCCCTCACCGCCCACCTGCTGCGCGCCACCGGCCGGGCCCCGGCCGCGCGGCGCGCCGTCGAGCGCTTCTGCGCGCGCGAGCTCGCGGCGGGGCCGGCCGCGCACCGCGACCCGTTCGACTCGCTGCTCTCCGGCCACCTCGCCGCCGCGGCGCTGCGCCGCAAGGCCCGCCCCGGCGACGCCGCCCGGCTGCGCGCCGCGCTCAGCGGCCACGAGCCCGTCGCCAGCCCGCGCAAACGCGCCCTGATCGCGGCCCTGCTCCGGCTGCTGCGGCCCGAGGAGTCCTGGGACGTGCCGCCGCTGCCGCCCGATCCGCTCGCGGCGGGCGGCGGCGGCTGGCTGCGGCCGACCCTGGCCGCCGTGCGGCTCCTGGCCGGCCCCGAGGACCCCGGCGCGGTGCGCGCCGCGCTCGCCCTGCTGCGCGAGAGCCAGTCCTGCGACGGCAGCTGGGACCAGTACGTGCTCGGCACCGTGACCATCCTGCTCGTGCTGCACACCAGAAGGCTGGCGCCCGACCTGGTCGACCGCGGCCTGCGCTTCGTCGTCTCGCAGGTCAGGGAGGACGGCGGGGTGCCGTTCATCAGCGGGCTCGACCTGTGGCTGACCTCGCTCGCCTCGCTGACCCTGGCCGAGAGCGGCGTCGGCGGGCGCCGGCTCGCCGCGTCCGCCGCGTACCTGTGCGAGGCCCAACTGCCGGACGGCGGCTGGGGGTACGCGCCGGGCGTGACGCACGCCGACACCGACGACACGGCCGTGACCGTGGCGTTCCTGCGCCGGTGCGCGGGCACCGCGGCGCGCGACGCGGCCGACGCGGGCGTCGCCTGGCTGCACACCGCGCAGAACGCGGACGGCGGGTTCAACACCTACGCGGGCGGCGCCCGTTCCGAGGTGGAGATCACCGCGAAGGCGGTGCTCGCCCTGCTGGCCGGCCGGCCGGGCCCCGCGGAACGGACCGCGGCGGCCCGCGGCTGGGACTGGCTCGCGGCGCGCCAGCGGCCCGACGGCGGCTATCCGTACGAGTGGACGCGGTCGGCCGCCTTCCCCGTGCTGCACGTGGTGCGGGCCGCGCGGGCGGTCGCAGGGCACGGCCTGGCCGACCCCGCCCGCGTCGTCGCGGGGGCCGTCGCCAGGGCCGCGCGCGGCCTGCGCGCCGCCGCGCCCGACCCGCTCGGCACGGCCTACGCGGTGGGCGCGCTCGCGGCGGCCGGCCGCGCCGCCGACCCGGCGGCCCTGGCGCGCGGCGTGCGGCTGCTCGCCGCGACGGGCCCGGGCACCGAGGTGCCGCCCGACGCGCTCGGGCCGCGCCCGTTCGTCTACGACGTACCGCTGCTGTACGCGATCTACCGGCTCGGCGGACTCGCCGCCGCGCGCGTCCCGGCGGCCGGGCGCCGCCGGGAAGGCCCGGCGCCGCGCGCCGACGGCTGGAGCAGCGGTGGAAGGAAGAGGAGGAGCACATGGCAGCCCTGTCATTCGGCGATCTGA
- the eboE gene encoding metabolite traffic protein EboE — protein sequence MRLRHPDGSTVHLAYCTNVHPAETLDGVLAQLRDHCEPVRLRLGRDRLGIGLWLARDAARVLVADAAARRALREALARHGLDVVTLNGFPYRGFGGERVKYAVYSPDWTSRDRLDHTADLAEILAGLLPDDEREGTISTLPLAWRTPFTPEDRQRALAHLTELSERLDDLAARTGRSIRVALEPEPGCTVETTAQAADALTGPGAPPAHRVGVCLDTCHLATAFEDPDAAVDGLVARGVPVVKAQLSAALHAEHPDRPDVRAALAEFDEPRFLHQTRERAPGGVLGRDDLDAALSGPDPLPGRDPWRVHLHVPLHATPDPPLASTLPHLTRALTRLVGGERALTRHLEVETYTWQVLPPALRPRTPGQLADGIAAELSLARDLLTGLGLKELT from the coding sequence GTGCGCCTGCGCCACCCCGACGGCTCCACCGTCCACCTCGCCTACTGCACCAACGTCCACCCGGCCGAGACGCTCGACGGCGTGCTCGCGCAACTGCGCGACCACTGCGAGCCGGTGCGCCTGCGCCTTGGCCGCGACCGGCTCGGCATCGGCCTGTGGCTGGCCCGCGACGCCGCGCGCGTCCTTGTGGCGGACGCCGCCGCGCGCCGCGCCCTGCGCGAGGCGCTGGCCCGCCACGGCCTGGACGTGGTGACGCTCAACGGCTTCCCCTACCGCGGGTTCGGCGGCGAACGCGTCAAGTACGCCGTCTACTCGCCCGACTGGACCAGCCGCGACCGGCTCGACCACACCGCGGACCTCGCCGAGATCCTCGCCGGGCTGCTGCCGGACGACGAGCGGGAAGGCACCATCTCCACCCTGCCGCTCGCCTGGCGCACCCCGTTCACGCCCGAGGACCGGCAGCGCGCCCTCGCCCACCTGACCGAGCTGTCGGAACGCCTCGACGACCTCGCGGCGCGCACCGGCCGCTCCATCCGCGTCGCGCTCGAACCCGAACCCGGCTGCACCGTGGAGACCACCGCCCAGGCCGCCGACGCGCTGACGGGCCCGGGCGCCCCGCCCGCCCACCGCGTCGGGGTCTGCCTGGACACCTGCCACCTGGCCACCGCGTTCGAGGACCCGGATGCGGCCGTGGACGGCCTGGTCGCGCGCGGCGTTCCCGTGGTCAAGGCGCAGCTGTCGGCCGCGCTGCACGCCGAGCACCCGGACCGGCCCGACGTGCGCGCCGCGCTGGCCGAGTTCGACGAGCCCAGGTTCCTGCACCAGACGAGGGAGCGCGCGCCGGGCGGCGTCCTGGGCCGCGACGACCTCGACGCCGCGCTGTCGGGTCCCGACCCGCTGCCGGGCCGCGACCCGTGGCGCGTCCACCTCCACGTGCCGCTGCACGCGACGCCCGACCCGCCGCTGGCCTCCACCCTTCCGCACCTCACCCGGGCCCTGACCCGCCTGGTCGGCGGGGAACGCGCGCTGACCCGCCACCTGGAGGTGGAGACCTACACCTGGCAGGTGCTGCCGCCCGCGCTGCGACCCCGCACGCCTGGGCAGCTCGCGGACGGCATCGCCGCCGAACTCTCCCTCGCCCGCGACCTGCTGACCGGCCTCGGCCTCAAGGAGCTGACATGA
- a CDS encoding SCO3242 family prenyltransferase — MNRAWAELVRGPAALTVPGDIVAGAAAAGGAPARRVALAAASSVCLYWSGMALNDWADRDIDAHERPGRPIPSGRVRPAAALGAATGLTAAGLALAAAHSRAALAAAGAVAATAWAYDLGAKHTKAGPAAMGAARALNVVLGATSGAAPHRALPAAAVVGAHTAAVTTLSRHEAHGGPRSAPLAALAAALGTAAAVAAPARAAGPAPQRAGTAAGAAAYVLTTAPPLLRAAREPSGPLVRQGVVAGLSALVPLQAALAARAGRPGAVPALLATLAAARRLSRKVTPT; from the coding sequence GTGAACCGCGCCTGGGCCGAACTGGTCCGCGGCCCCGCCGCGCTCACCGTCCCGGGCGACATCGTGGCGGGCGCCGCCGCCGCGGGCGGCGCCCCGGCCCGCCGCGTCGCCCTCGCCGCCGCCTCGTCCGTGTGCCTGTACTGGTCGGGCATGGCGCTCAACGACTGGGCCGACCGCGACATCGACGCCCACGAACGCCCGGGCCGTCCCATCCCGTCCGGCCGCGTCCGGCCCGCCGCCGCCCTCGGCGCGGCCACCGGGCTCACCGCCGCGGGGCTCGCCCTGGCCGCCGCGCACTCCAGGGCCGCCCTGGCCGCAGCGGGCGCCGTCGCCGCCACCGCCTGGGCCTACGACCTGGGCGCCAAGCACACCAAGGCGGGTCCCGCCGCCATGGGCGCGGCCCGCGCCCTCAACGTCGTGCTCGGCGCCACCTCGGGCGCCGCCCCCCACCGCGCCCTGCCCGCCGCGGCCGTCGTCGGCGCGCACACCGCGGCCGTCACCACCCTGTCCCGGCACGAGGCGCACGGCGGGCCGCGCTCCGCGCCGCTCGCCGCCCTGGCCGCCGCCCTCGGCACGGCCGCGGCCGTCGCCGCCCCGGCCCGCGCCGCGGGCCCCGCGCCGCAGCGCGCCGGAACGGCGGCCGGCGCCGCCGCGTACGTGCTGACCACCGCGCCGCCGCTGCTGCGCGCCGCCCGCGAGCCCAGCGGGCCGCTCGTGCGGCAGGGCGTGGTCGCGGGCCTGTCGGCCCTGGTGCCGCTCCAGGCGGCGCTCGCGGCCCGCGCCGGCCGGCCGGGCGCCGTTCCCGCGCTGCTCGCGACGCTCGCCGCGGCCCGGCGCCTGTCCCGGAAGGTCACTCCCACATGA
- a CDS encoding sugar phosphate isomerase/epimerase family protein, with protein MIGGQLRFAYGTNGLADLRLTDALGLLADLGYQGVALTLDHMHLDPCAPDLARRTAEVARALERLGLAVAVETGARYVLDPTAKHGPALLDPDPAARARRTALLADAVRVGADLGATAVHCFSGRVPPGTGEAEAWRRLAGALAPVLDLAQGAGVPLAVEPEPGMLVDTLAAFHRLRRDLDGVRLTLDLGHCHCLEPDPVPDCVAAAAPWTAHVQIEDMRRGVHEHLPFGEGEMDFPPVLAALDATGYAGLVSVELPRHSHAGPELARRSLDFLTSAQREAIA; from the coding sequence ATGATCGGCGGGCAGCTGCGCTTCGCCTACGGCACCAACGGCCTGGCCGACCTGCGCCTGACCGACGCGCTCGGCCTGCTGGCCGACCTCGGCTACCAGGGCGTCGCGCTCACCCTCGACCACATGCACCTCGACCCGTGCGCCCCGGACCTGGCCCGCCGCACCGCCGAGGTGGCCCGCGCGCTGGAACGCCTCGGGCTGGCCGTCGCCGTCGAGACGGGCGCCCGTTACGTGCTCGACCCCACCGCCAAGCACGGGCCCGCGCTCCTCGACCCTGACCCGGCCGCCCGCGCGCGCCGCACGGCCCTGCTGGCCGACGCGGTGCGGGTGGGCGCCGACCTGGGCGCGACGGCCGTCCACTGCTTCAGCGGGCGCGTGCCGCCCGGCACGGGCGAGGCGGAGGCGTGGCGGCGGCTGGCCGGCGCACTCGCGCCCGTGCTCGACCTCGCCCAGGGCGCGGGCGTGCCGCTGGCCGTCGAGCCGGAGCCGGGGATGCTGGTCGACACGCTCGCCGCGTTCCACCGGCTGCGCCGCGACCTCGACGGCGTCCGGCTCACGCTCGACCTGGGCCACTGCCACTGCCTCGAACCCGACCCCGTGCCCGACTGCGTCGCCGCCGCCGCGCCGTGGACCGCCCACGTGCAGATCGAGGACATGCGGCGCGGCGTGCACGAACACCTGCCGTTCGGCGAGGGCGAGATGGACTTCCCGCCCGTGCTCGCCGCCCTGGACGCCACCGGGTACGCGGGCCTGGTGTCCGTCGAACTGCCGCGCCACTCGCACGCCGGTCCCGAACTGGCCCGCCGATCCCTCGACTTCCTCACCTCAGCCCAACGGGAGGCCATCGCGTGA
- a CDS encoding alkaline phosphatase family protein, translating into MTRPLVVLDVVGLTPALLDHMPRLAALARAGSRAPLGTVLPAVTCSAQATFLTGAPPAEHGIVGNGWYFRGVGDVLLWRQHNALVGGEKIWDAARRARPGYTVANVCWWYAMGADTDFTVTPRPIYHADGRKDPDCYTRPPALHDELVSRYGPFPLFQYWGPTASIASSRWIAAAARHIMRTERPDLTLVYLPHLDYDLQRHGPDSPQARAAAGELDAEIGPLLDAARERDAIVVVLSEYGITPVSRHVDINRALRRAGLLDVYTQAGMEYLDPWVSRAFAVADHQVAHVYVRRPEDTERAREVVAGLPGVAEVLDEEGKKRHGLDHERAGELVAVAEPDAWFTYYYWLDDARAPDWAATVDIHRKPGYDPAELFFDPEDTFAKARAAAALVRKKAGLRYRMNVVPLDPSCVRGSHGRLPADERHQPVLLCSEPDALGGEEVAATGVKAFLLGLQGLADADAAV; encoded by the coding sequence ATGACCCGCCCGCTCGTCGTGCTCGACGTCGTCGGCCTCACCCCGGCGCTCCTCGACCACATGCCGCGCCTGGCCGCGCTCGCCCGCGCCGGCTCGCGCGCCCCGCTCGGCACCGTGCTGCCCGCCGTGACGTGCTCCGCGCAGGCCACGTTCCTGACCGGCGCGCCGCCCGCCGAGCACGGCATCGTCGGCAACGGCTGGTACTTCCGCGGCGTGGGCGACGTGCTGCTGTGGCGGCAGCACAACGCGCTGGTCGGCGGCGAGAAGATCTGGGACGCCGCGCGCCGGGCGCGACCCGGCTACACGGTCGCGAACGTCTGCTGGTGGTACGCGATGGGCGCCGACACCGACTTCACCGTCACCCCGCGCCCCATCTACCACGCCGACGGCCGCAAGGACCCCGACTGCTACACGAGGCCCCCCGCGCTGCACGACGAACTGGTCAGCCGCTACGGCCCGTTCCCCCTGTTCCAGTACTGGGGGCCGACCGCGTCCATCGCCTCGTCCCGCTGGATCGCGGCGGCGGCCAGGCACATCATGCGCACAGAACGCCCCGACCTGACCCTCGTCTACCTGCCCCACCTGGACTACGACCTGCAACGCCACGGCCCCGACAGCCCGCAGGCGCGCGCCGCCGCGGGCGAACTGGACGCGGAGATCGGGCCGCTGCTCGACGCGGCGCGCGAGCGGGACGCGATCGTCGTCGTGCTGTCCGAGTACGGCATCACGCCGGTCAGCAGGCACGTCGACATCAACCGGGCGCTGCGCCGCGCCGGGCTCCTCGACGTGTACACGCAGGCCGGGATGGAGTACCTCGACCCGTGGGTCTCGCGCGCGTTCGCCGTGGCCGACCACCAGGTGGCGCACGTCTACGTGCGGCGGCCCGAGGACACCGAGCGCGCCCGCGAGGTGGTCGCGGGGCTGCCGGGCGTGGCCGAGGTGCTCGACGAGGAGGGCAAGAAGCGGCACGGCCTCGACCACGAACGCGCGGGCGAGCTGGTGGCCGTCGCCGAGCCCGACGCGTGGTTCACGTACTACTACTGGCTGGACGACGCGCGCGCCCCTGACTGGGCCGCGACCGTCGACATCCACCGCAAGCCCGGCTACGACCCCGCGGAGCTGTTCTTCGACCCGGAGGACACGTTCGCCAAGGCCAGGGCCGCCGCCGCCCTGGTCCGCAAGAAGGCCGGGCTGCGCTACCGCATGAACGTCGTCCCGCTCGACCCGTCCTGCGTCCGCGGCAGCCACGGCAGGCTGCCGGCCGACGAGCGCCACCAGCCGGTGCTGCTGTGCTCGGAGCCGGACGCGCTCGGCGGCGAGGAGGTCGCGGCCACCGGCGTCAAGGCGTTCCTCCTCGGGCTCCAGGGCCTGGCGGACGCCGACGCGGCGGTGTGA
- a CDS encoding EboA domain-containing protein has product MTDRNDPAGAQHPAEQQLTPRARAWLAGVLGTENWEAAFTSAGRHAGRDAADAARAELLRAARAGADTVARLYHRGDAAERRAVLRALPDLPVGDAARPLVEDALRTNDPRLIAAAVGPYAARHLDQHLWRHAVLKCLFTGVPVTAVAGLADRADAELARMLTAFAAERTAAGRPVPPDVHHALALCPPPAPAPEV; this is encoded by the coding sequence GTGACCGACCGGAACGACCCCGCGGGCGCCCAGCACCCCGCAGAGCAGCAGCTCACGCCGCGGGCCCGCGCCTGGCTCGCGGGCGTGCTCGGCACGGAGAACTGGGAGGCCGCGTTCACCTCGGCCGGCCGCCACGCCGGGCGCGACGCCGCCGACGCCGCCCGCGCGGAGCTGCTGCGCGCCGCGCGCGCCGGCGCGGACACCGTCGCGCGCCTGTACCACCGGGGCGACGCCGCCGAACGCCGCGCCGTGCTGCGCGCCCTGCCGGACCTGCCGGTGGGCGACGCCGCGCGCCCGCTGGTCGAGGACGCCCTGCGCACCAACGACCCGCGCCTGATCGCCGCCGCCGTCGGCCCCTACGCGGCCCGCCACCTCGACCAGCACCTGTGGCGGCACGCGGTGCTGAAGTGCCTGTTCACCGGCGTCCCCGTCACCGCCGTCGCAGGACTCGCCGACCGCGCGGACGCCGAACTCGCCCGCATGCTCACCGCGTTCGCGGCCGAACGCACCGCCGCCGGGCGCCCCGTCCCGCCCGACGTGCACCACGCCCTCGCCCTCTGCCCGCCGCCCGCGCCCGCCCCGGAGGTCTGA
- a CDS encoding sensor histidine kinase, giving the protein MRHALHRWTRMAAGLAAGAATVPPALAVLALAALRPRAGRAAAVRLATGERHRVERLLGGVPPAAGPVPPRAALRYLAARLPLGLLGALVLVSALVGAAYASLLVWGWPFYYDRWHLVMPSGVGGSFLLFLAACAAYAVAAFEAALVRRFLGPTRRQALERRIEELAESRAGVVAAVHEERRRIERDLHDGVQQRLVALGMLLGRARRHGGTGPGGDDLIHQAQQQTRQALAELRDVAWRVYPALLDEAGLRAALEAVAERSPLPVGLDYRVPAEPPRDVAAVAYFVVSEAITNAVKHSGARRVDVRLDLPDDAPALTVRVRDDGRGGADPAGGGLTGLARRAAALDGRLGVRSPPGGPTVISAELPCA; this is encoded by the coding sequence GTGAGACACGCGCTGCACCGCTGGACGCGGATGGCCGCCGGCCTCGCGGCCGGCGCGGCCACCGTCCCGCCCGCGCTCGCGGTGCTGGCGCTGGCCGCGCTGCGCCCGCGCGCGGGCCGGGCCGCGGCGGTGCGGCTGGCCACCGGGGAACGGCACCGGGTCGAGCGGCTGCTCGGCGGGGTGCCGCCGGCGGCCGGGCCCGTTCCGCCGCGCGCCGCGCTGCGCTATCTCGCGGCCCGCCTGCCCCTCGGCCTGCTCGGCGCGCTCGTGCTGGTCTCGGCCCTGGTCGGCGCCGCGTACGCGTCGCTGCTCGTGTGGGGCTGGCCCTTCTACTACGACCGCTGGCACCTGGTGATGCCCAGCGGCGTCGGGGGCTCGTTCCTGCTGTTCCTCGCGGCCTGCGCCGCGTACGCGGTGGCGGCGTTCGAGGCCGCCCTCGTGCGGCGCTTCCTCGGCCCCACCAGGCGGCAGGCGCTGGAGCGGCGCATCGAGGAACTGGCCGAGAGCAGGGCGGGAGTCGTCGCGGCGGTGCACGAGGAGCGCCGCCGCATCGAACGCGACCTGCACGACGGCGTGCAGCAGCGGCTGGTCGCGCTCGGCATGCTGCTCGGCCGGGCCCGCCGCCACGGCGGCACGGGTCCTGGCGGCGACGACCTGATCCACCAGGCGCAGCAGCAGACCAGGCAGGCCCTGGCCGAGCTGCGGGACGTCGCCTGGCGGGTGTACCCCGCGCTGCTGGACGAGGCGGGGCTGCGCGCGGCGCTCGAAGCGGTCGCGGAGCGTTCCCCGCTGCCGGTCGGGCTCGACTACCGGGTGCCGGCCGAACCCCCGCGGGACGTCGCGGCCGTCGCGTACTTCGTGGTCTCGGAGGCGATCACCAACGCGGTCAAGCACTCGGGGGCGCGGCGCGTCGACGTGCGGCTCGACCTGCCGGATGACGCCCCGGCCCTCACGGTGCGCGTGCGCGACGACGGGCGCGGCGGCGCCGACCCGGCGGGCGGCGGACTGACCGGCCTGGCCAGGCGCGCGGCCGCGCTCGACGGACGGCTCGGCGTGCGCAGCCCGCCCGGCGGGCCCACGGTGATCAGCGCGGAGCTGCCGTGCGCGTGA
- a CDS encoding DedA family protein: METLGAPGAGAAIALENLFPPLPSEVILPLAGFTASRGDMSLWAALVWTTLGSVVGALALYWVGALLGRERLIAIAEKLPLVKVADIEKTEAWFAKHGTKAIFFGRMIPIFRSLISVPAGVERMPVGIFLLLTTLGSAIWNTIFVLAGYRLGEDWERVTDLVSVYSKVVLVVVALGVVAFIAFRVARPGGGKRRAS; the protein is encoded by the coding sequence ATGGAGACCCTCGGCGCCCCGGGCGCCGGGGCGGCCATCGCCTTGGAGAACCTGTTCCCGCCGCTGCCGAGCGAGGTGATCCTGCCGCTGGCGGGCTTCACCGCGAGCCGCGGCGACATGAGCCTGTGGGCCGCGCTGGTCTGGACCACCCTCGGGTCGGTCGTCGGCGCGCTGGCGCTGTACTGGGTGGGTGCGCTGCTCGGCCGCGAGCGGCTGATCGCCATCGCGGAGAAGCTGCCGCTGGTCAAGGTCGCCGACATCGAGAAGACGGAGGCGTGGTTCGCCAAGCACGGCACGAAGGCGATCTTCTTCGGCCGCATGATCCCCATCTTCCGAAGTCTCATCTCCGTCCCCGCGGGGGTGGAGCGGATGCCGGTCGGGATCTTTTTGCTGCTCACGACGCTGGGCAGCGCCATCTGGAACACCATCTTCGTCCTGGCCGGGTACCGCCTCGGCGAGGACTGGGAGCGGGTCACCGACCTGGTCTCCGTCTATTCGAAGGTCGTGCTCGTGGTCGTCGCCCTGGGCGTGGTGGCGTTCATCGCCTTCCGCGTGGCGCGGCCGGGCGGGGGCAAGCGCCGCGCCTCCTGA
- a CDS encoding acyl carrier protein: MAALSFGDLKAALVSMGVPAEDVTEHTVREEAGLDSLGVADLAAILRERHGLVVGEERLLAAVTLGDLCRAIAAQDAVAAQGPHGDKESGQSQEFQRVEESREAAPGGLTAFGGAGEADGAGMVCAGGVCGVPAAPGAGGGLAAFPGPGADAAPGGRDGAGAAPAGA, from the coding sequence ATGGCAGCCCTGTCATTCGGCGATCTGAAGGCCGCGCTCGTGAGCATGGGAGTGCCCGCGGAGGACGTCACGGAGCACACCGTCAGGGAGGAGGCGGGACTCGACTCGCTCGGCGTCGCGGACCTGGCGGCGATCCTGCGCGAGCGCCACGGCCTGGTCGTCGGTGAGGAACGGCTCCTCGCGGCGGTCACGCTCGGCGACCTGTGCCGCGCCATCGCCGCTCAGGACGCCGTCGCCGCTCAGGGGCCGCACGGGGACAAGGAGTCCGGGCAGTCCCAGGAGTTCCAGCGGGTGGAGGAGTCCCGGGAGGCCGCGCCCGGCGGCCTGACCGCCTTCGGCGGCGCGGGCGAGGCGGACGGCGCGGGCATGGTCTGCGCGGGCGGCGTGTGCGGCGTGCCCGCCGCCCCCGGCGCGGGGGGCGGGCTCGCCGCGTTCCCAGGACCGGGCGCGGACGCCGCGCCGGGCGGCCGTGACGGCGCCGGGGCCGCCCCGGCCGGCGCGTGA
- a CDS encoding TatD family hydrolase, which translates to MRIFDPHIHMTSRTTDDYERMRAAGVAAVVEPSFWLGQPRTSAASFLDYFDSLLGWEPYRAAQYGIAHHCTLALNPKEANDPRCTPVLEELPRYLEKDNVVAVGEIGYDSLTPAEDEALAAQLELAARHGLPALVHTPHRDKAAGLERTLAVLAESELPPERVVLDHLNETTVDRAKDSGCWMAFSVYPDTKMDERRTVAVLRRLGLERMLVNSAADWGRSDPLKTRRVADAMLADGFTEDDVDLVLWRNPVAFYAQSGRLDLEERAVPEDWEGNSILRGAPAGR; encoded by the coding sequence ATGCGCATCTTCGATCCCCACATCCACATGACCTCCCGCACCACCGACGACTACGAGCGGATGCGCGCGGCCGGGGTGGCCGCCGTCGTCGAGCCCTCGTTCTGGCTCGGCCAGCCCAGGACCTCGGCCGCCAGCTTCCTCGACTACTTCGACTCGCTGCTCGGCTGGGAGCCCTACCGCGCCGCCCAGTACGGCATCGCGCACCACTGCACGCTGGCCCTCAACCCCAAGGAGGCCAACGACCCGCGCTGCACGCCCGTGCTGGAGGAGCTGCCCCGCTACCTGGAGAAGGACAACGTCGTCGCCGTCGGTGAGATCGGCTACGACTCCCTCACGCCCGCCGAGGACGAGGCGCTGGCCGCCCAGCTCGAACTCGCCGCCCGCCACGGCCTGCCCGCCCTCGTGCACACCCCGCACCGGGACAAGGCCGCGGGCCTCGAACGCACCCTCGCCGTCCTCGCGGAGTCCGAACTGCCGCCCGAGCGCGTCGTCCTCGACCACCTGAACGAGACCACCGTGGACCGCGCCAAGGACAGCGGCTGCTGGATGGCGTTCTCCGTCTACCCCGACACGAAGATGGACGAGCGCCGCACGGTGGCCGTGCTGCGCCGCCTCGGCCTTGAGCGGATGCTGGTCAACTCGGCCGCCGACTGGGGCAGGAGCGATCCGCTCAAGACCCGCCGCGTCGCGGACGCGATGCTGGCCGACGGGTTCACCGAGGACGACGTGGACCTGGTCCTGTGGCGCAACCCCGTCGCGTTCTACGCCCAGAGCGGTCGCCTCGACCTCGAAGAACGCGCCGTGCCCGAGGACTGGGAGGGCAACTCCATCCTGCGCGGCGCCCCCGCGGGGCGGTGA